One window of the Salvelinus alpinus chromosome 13, SLU_Salpinus.1, whole genome shotgun sequence genome contains the following:
- the LOC139537465 gene encoding putative nuclease HARBI1 isoform X1 has protein sequence MKAQNCVFLSALTMACPFVRDVVDEEALVLRRAFRRERVFRDRLDPLAFPDDHLYERYRFSADGIRYLCRLLGPRIKHRTARSHALSVEQMVCVALRFFASGAFLYSVGDAEQLNKATICRTIRSVCLAIKALADVFISFPGHRRLCDIKEEFYRIAGFPNVIGAVDCTHIRIKAPSGAHEADFVNRKSFHSINVQMVCNADCVISNVVAKWPGSVHDSRIFRASEIYQCLSQGEFSGVLLGDRGYGCQPFLLTPFTDPQEAQQAYNHAHARTRARVEMTFGLLKARFHCLHKLRVSPVRACDITVACAVLHNVACLRKERAPRVPPAMDWDNPAIFPDDDSGRLLRDQYVLNYFS, from the exons atgaaggcccaaaattgtgtgttcctttctgctctgacaatggcatgcccattcgtgcgagatgtggtggatgaagaagcacttgtgctgaggagagccttcaggcgagaaagggtcttcagggaccggttggacccactggccttccctgatgaccatctatatgaaagatacaggttttctgcagatggcatcaggtatctatgcagactactgggtcccaggattaagcaccgcactgcacggagccatgcactgagtgtggagcaaatggtttgtgtggccttgcgcttttttgctagtggagccttcctgtactcagtgggggatgcagaacagctgaacaaggccacaatttgccgcacaataaggagtgtgtgtctggctatcaaagcattagcagatgtcttcatctccttccctggccacagaagactctgtgacatcaaagaggagttctataggattgcag gtttccccaatgtcattggtgcagtggactgcacacacataaggataaaagccccctcaggtgcccatgaggccgattttgtgaataggaaatcctttcacagcattaatgttcag atggtctgcaatgctgactgtgtgatcagcaatgttgtggcaaaatggcctggctcagtccatgactccagaatctttcgggcctctgaaatctatcagtgcctatcacaag gtgaattctctggtgtgttgctgggagacagggggtatggctgccagccttttctcctgacacctttcacagacccccaggaagcacagcaggcctacaaccatgcccatgccaggaccagggccagagttgaaatgacctttggcctcctgaaggcacgctttcactgccttcacaaattaagggtcagccctgttagggcatgtgatattactgtggcttgtgctgtcctccacaatgtggcctgcctgaggaaggagagggcccccagagtgccaccagccatggactgggacaatccggcaatcttccctgatgacgacagtggtcggctgctgagggaccaatatgtgttgaattattttagttag